The Rhodoflexus caldus genome includes the window ATCATGGACTTGCGCGCCAAATACAAAGATTCCTTCAAAGAAAAACACGAAATCGGGCTTGGTTTCATGTCTTTCTTTGTGAAAGCAGTGTGCATTGCCCTGAAAGAATTCCCTGCGGTAAATGCCCAGATTGACGGTGATGAAATCATCTATCACGACTTTTGCGACATTTCCATTGCGGTTTCTGCGCCGAAAGGTTTGGTAGTACCTGTGGTGCGCAATGCCGAGAAGATGTCGTTTGCCGAAATTGAAAAAGAAATTGTTCGTTTGGCAACTCGCGCACGCGAAAACAAACTGAGCATTCCGGAAATGACAGGCGGTACGTTTACCATTACCAACGGTGGCGTATTCGGTTCGCTGATGTCCACACCGATTATCAATGCGCCACAGGTTGCCATTTTGGGTATGCACAACATTGTGGAGCGCCCTGTTGCCGAAAATGGTCAGGTTGTTATCCGCCCAATGATGTACATTGCCTTGTCTTACGACCACCGCATCATTGACGGCCGCGAATCGGTTAGCTTCTTGGTGCGTGTGAAACAGTTGTTAGAAGACCCTGCACGTATTTTGCTCGGTGTTTAGCAGCATACTTATTTCTTGAACTTTCAGTATTGGAGGCCCTAAGAAAATGTAGCGTTTCTTAGGGCTTCATTTCGCTAAACTATGAGGCATTACTTCCGCATTTTTGCATGGATATTGGTTGCGGGCGGTGTTTTTCTACTTGCCCGGGCAGGCTATTACGTTTATGACTGGAACGAGCGCATTAAAATTTATGAAATTGCCCAAGGTGTTGTTGCAGAGGTTGTGCCCAATGCAGACAGTACACAGTTTTTTCCCGTCATCAGTTTTCGGGCGATGGATAACCAGAAACTGCGGATTCGTTCCCGCCGGCCGGATGCTTCCGTGCAGGTTGGCGATTCGGTGCAGGTGCTGTACGACATTGTCAACCCTGATGATATGCTGCCTGTGCACCAGCACCCGATACAGCACAACAGCCAATGGATGAGTTTTGCGGCCGTACTGTTAGTGGTAGGCTTAGCTGTTTTATTCCGACAATGGCAGCAACACAATCACAGGCAATTGTTGCAGGCATCGGGAAGAACGGTACAGGCTGCGTATGACACTACCGAAACTTTTGCCATAGCCGGTTTGCACTTCTACCGTGCCAAATTAACCGCACAAATTAGCTACCCTCAGGAGCAGACACTGCATTTTACCAGTGAATGGTTCATGGCAGACCCCGCCCCCTATTGGCAGGGAAAAATGGTTAAAGTGCATATCAACGTCAGCCGCGAAAGCGATTATTGGGTGAATACCGAATGGCTGCCTCCGCACATACTGATATAGTTTTTTGCCAAAAAAATCGCAAAAGATGACAAATATCATCTTTTCTACTTGCAAAATCTCCTACATTTGTTGAGTAATGTTTCACTAAACTAATCTTACCAATAGGAGGACAAAACTATGTCACTGCTCACAAAATCTCCGGTGAGGACTTTTCCCTCAACCGTTTCCGACCTGTTTAACATTGAAAAATTTTTCAGTGATGCGCTGCAACTGTGGGACATGCCAAGCACAATGCCCGCAGTAAACGTGCATGAGGATGAAACCAGTTTTCGCATGGAAGTAGCTTCTCCGGGTATGG containing:
- a CDS encoding DUF3592 domain-containing protein, with the protein product MRHYFRIFAWILVAGGVFLLARAGYYVYDWNERIKIYEIAQGVVAEVVPNADSTQFFPVISFRAMDNQKLRIRSRRPDASVQVGDSVQVLYDIVNPDDMLPVHQHPIQHNSQWMSFAAVLLVVGLAVLFRQWQQHNHRQLLQASGRTVQAAYDTTETFAIAGLHFYRAKLTAQISYPQEQTLHFTSEWFMADPAPYWQGKMVKVHINVSRESDYWVNTEWLPPHILI